Proteins from one Stenotrophomonas aracearum genomic window:
- a CDS encoding putative peptide maturation dehydrogenase: MKLRRCTTVMFEPREEVRLDFAAMLAGRTEPSTTITWVALAAHLEQPVPVTAAQRELLGGLGSRFWTDARDIGCPPGDWQPLLATGLLISDDDEHAAHRQRDEGMRDGHWWPLAALVHRHARWRGVNSAAQMRDSHMVTVNDLRRQLGAPPPAVQPHPGTYQPLPTVEATGYDQLLERRTTCRNFDAARSIDQAQLAQLLQRTVKAQAVVQMEADTTFLKKNVPSGGGLHPTETYLLVQRVEGLAPGLYHYHPVQHALVALPRHCERPLQDVAEAMLSGQDWFSNAAAHLVLVPRFARTNWKYRNHAKAYRALLLDVGHLSQALYMAATEAGLAAFVTAAINEIDTEAVFALDGVTQSPVAIVGVGWRSDTLDTAEFDPNKVVWP; this comes from the coding sequence ATGAAACTGCGCCGCTGCACCACTGTGATGTTCGAGCCACGGGAGGAGGTCCGCCTCGACTTCGCTGCCATGCTGGCCGGGCGCACCGAGCCTTCCACGACCATCACGTGGGTCGCCCTGGCCGCGCACCTGGAACAGCCCGTGCCGGTGACGGCTGCGCAGCGGGAGCTGCTGGGCGGGCTGGGTTCCCGTTTCTGGACCGACGCGCGCGACATCGGCTGCCCGCCGGGCGACTGGCAGCCCCTGCTGGCGACCGGGCTGCTCATCTCGGACGACGACGAACATGCCGCCCACCGCCAGCGCGACGAAGGCATGCGGGACGGCCACTGGTGGCCGCTGGCGGCACTGGTCCATCGTCATGCCCGCTGGCGTGGCGTGAACAGCGCCGCGCAGATGCGCGACAGCCACATGGTCACCGTCAACGACCTGCGCCGGCAGCTGGGCGCGCCGCCGCCGGCGGTGCAGCCGCACCCGGGCACCTATCAGCCACTCCCCACCGTGGAGGCCACCGGGTACGACCAGCTTCTCGAACGCCGCACTACCTGCCGCAATTTCGATGCCGCCCGCAGTATCGACCAGGCGCAGCTGGCGCAGCTGCTGCAGCGCACGGTGAAGGCCCAGGCCGTGGTGCAGATGGAGGCCGATACCACGTTCCTGAAAAAGAACGTGCCGTCCGGCGGTGGGCTGCATCCCACCGAGACCTATCTGCTGGTTCAGCGCGTAGAGGGCCTGGCGCCGGGGCTGTACCACTACCACCCTGTGCAGCATGCGCTGGTGGCGCTGCCACGCCACTGCGAGCGGCCGTTGCAGGACGTCGCCGAGGCCATGCTGTCCGGCCAGGACTGGTTCTCGAACGCGGCCGCCCATCTGGTCCTGGTGCCGCGCTTCGCCCGCACCAACTGGAAGTACCGCAACCACGCCAAGGCCTACCGCGCCCTGTTGCTGGACGTGGGCCACCTCTCGCAGGCCCTGTACATGGCGGCCACCGAGGCCGGCCTGGCCGCGTTCGTGACCGCTGCCATCAACGAAATCGACACCGAGGCGGTGTTCGCGCTGGACGGCGTTACCCAGAGCCCCGTCGCAATCGTGGGCGTGGGCTGGCGCAGTGATACGCTGGACACGGCAGAGTTCGATCCCAACAAGGTGGTTTGGCCCTAG